The Deinococcus sedimenti genome includes a window with the following:
- a CDS encoding STAS domain-containing protein: MTRPPTTLDIQVRRDAPQRDLLLSGRLDAHQVPAFLAAAEPLAAHTTLDLAGVTFMDSSGLAALVRLVRAARSDGRELVIVNVQDGVRLAMEITGLYSVLPIR, translated from the coding sequence ATGACCCGACCCCCCACCACCCTCGACATTCAGGTGCGCCGTGACGCGCCGCAGCGCGACCTGCTGCTCAGTGGCCGCCTGGACGCCCATCAGGTGCCGGCGTTCCTGGCGGCGGCCGAGCCGCTGGCGGCGCACACCACCCTCGATCTGGCCGGCGTGACCTTCATGGATTCCAGCGGACTGGCGGCGCTGGTGCGCCTGGTGCGCGCCGCGCGCAGTGACGGCCGGGAGCTGGTCATCGTGAACGTACAGGATGGCGTGCGGCTGGCCATGGAGATCACGGGCCTGTACAGCGTGCTGCCGATCCGGTAG
- a CDS encoding ATP-binding SpoIIE family protein phosphatase, translating into MSLAETPDALTELLDQVADLSDQLVFLQRLIPQALALTDESQATELVQQAAALINTPGAALNVRGAWLGDTPGWLRDLRPPAHAAVLPAGSVHTGAPFTGAWRLTSVLAVPLQDGWLALWGKRDFLAGERELIHTLAQLLDAALRAMVQRREAARYAMQERDRRQAREVWRAVTPEALRTPPGYHLLLHSQPASDFGGDFQFQEAEWLVAGDVSGKGLPAAIITAMFASAFTVAARSTSMNATLGEALHDHLERSGAFCTLAAMQVRPDGQLRVMNVGHPPVLLRRADGSLEETRASAPPLGTFPLLHVEVERVWLHPGDALLVYSDGLFEAEDAAGVPFGLDRTRQLASAVAPTSFIRQAVSGLRDYAVSDDLTLLVLQHDPGGRGVQRHLPGDLQALATLSEALREAVPPDHPALMPAELAVTELFVNAVRHGGAREVTLRAHTSGDDILVTLSDDGQPFDPRQQTLGAGGELREHGYGLLIVQRCAREWHYVRKQHLNRQTLRLRAPTLPAPPP; encoded by the coding sequence GTGAGTCTCGCCGAGACGCCGGACGCCCTGACGGAACTGCTGGATCAGGTCGCGGACCTGAGTGATCAGCTGGTGTTCCTGCAGCGCCTGATTCCTCAGGCGCTGGCCCTGACCGACGAGTCGCAGGCGACCGAGCTGGTGCAGCAGGCGGCGGCGCTGATCAACACGCCCGGCGCGGCGCTGAACGTGCGGGGCGCGTGGCTGGGGGACACGCCGGGGTGGCTGCGGGACCTGCGGCCGCCCGCCCACGCGGCGGTGCTACCGGCCGGGTCGGTGCACACCGGCGCGCCGTTCACCGGGGCGTGGCGCCTGACGTCGGTGCTGGCGGTGCCGCTGCAGGACGGCTGGCTGGCCCTGTGGGGCAAGCGGGATTTCCTGGCGGGGGAACGGGAGCTGATCCACACGCTGGCGCAGCTGCTGGACGCGGCGCTGCGGGCCATGGTGCAGCGGCGCGAGGCGGCCCGGTACGCCATGCAGGAACGCGACCGGCGGCAGGCGCGGGAGGTGTGGCGGGCCGTGACGCCCGAGGCGCTGCGCACCCCGCCCGGGTACCACCTGCTGCTGCACTCGCAGCCCGCCAGTGATTTCGGCGGGGACTTCCAGTTTCAGGAGGCCGAGTGGCTGGTGGCGGGTGACGTGAGCGGCAAGGGGCTGCCGGCGGCGATCATCACGGCGATGTTCGCGTCGGCGTTCACGGTCGCGGCGCGGTCCACGTCCATGAACGCCACGCTGGGCGAGGCGCTGCACGATCACCTGGAGCGGTCGGGGGCGTTCTGCACGCTGGCGGCCATGCAGGTCCGCCCGGACGGGCAGCTGCGGGTGATGAACGTCGGCCACCCGCCGGTGCTGCTGCGCCGGGCGGACGGCAGCCTGGAGGAAACGCGGGCGTCGGCGCCGCCGCTGGGCACGTTTCCGCTGCTGCACGTGGAGGTCGAGCGGGTGTGGCTGCATCCGGGGGACGCGCTGCTGGTGTACAGCGACGGGCTGTTCGAGGCGGAGGACGCGGCCGGGGTGCCGTTCGGCCTGGACCGCACGCGTCAGCTGGCGTCGGCGGTGGCGCCCACGTCCTTCATCCGGCAGGCGGTGTCGGGCCTGCGGGACTACGCCGTGTCGGACGACCTGACGCTGCTGGTGCTGCAGCATGACCCGGGGGGCCGCGGCGTGCAGCGGCACCTGCCGGGGGACCTGCAGGCGCTGGCGACGCTCAGCGAGGCGCTGCGGGAAGCGGTACCGCCGGATCATCCGGCGCTGATGCCGGCCGAGCTGGCCGTCACGGAGTTGTTCGTGAATGCCGTGAGGCACGGCGGGGCGCGCGAGGTGACGCTGCGGGCCCACACGTCCGGCGACGACATTCTCGTGACGCTGTCCGACGACGGGCAGCCGTTCGATCCGCGGCAGCAGACGCTGGGGGCCGGCGGTGAGCTGCGTGAACACGGGTACGGCCTGCTGATCGTTCAGCGCTGCGCGCGGGAATGGCATTATGTGCGCAAACAGCATCTCAACCGGCAGACGCTGCGCCTGCGCGCGCCGACCCTCCCTGCGCCTCCCCCCTAA
- a CDS encoding STAS domain-containing protein, whose product MPLTHLVNGPELTLSGRLDAQNAQELRAALTALAAAPGDLRVDLADVPFMDSSALAALVSALKDRRREGRSLRVTRASPAVQELMSLTMLGRVFGLEEPR is encoded by the coding sequence ATGCCCCTGACGCACCTCGTAAACGGACCTGAATTGACCCTCAGCGGGCGCCTGGACGCCCAGAACGCCCAGGAGCTGCGTGCGGCGCTTACCGCGCTGGCCGCGGCGCCCGGGGACCTGCGGGTCGATCTGGCGGACGTGCCGTTCATGGACAGCAGCGCCCTGGCGGCCCTGGTCAGTGCGCTCAAGGACCGCCGCCGGGAGGGCCGCAGCCTGCGGGTCACGCGGGCCAGTCCGGCCGTGCAGGAACTGATGTCGCTGACCATGCTGGGCCGCGTGTTCGGCCTGGAGGAGCCCCGGTGA
- a CDS encoding response regulator yields MTRHLPANVTLFGHVQAKHILVVEDAPGMRLLVRHILNQGGHKPVEVDSVEAALEELERGPVDVIITDLMLPGRSGLDLLRDLAGRPDAPPVIVLTGSGEEVLREHALSLGAHAVLFKPFSRYELLDAVFAAGMSG; encoded by the coding sequence GTGACGCGTCACCTGCCGGCGAACGTCACGCTGTTCGGCCACGTGCAGGCCAAGCACATCCTGGTGGTGGAGGACGCGCCGGGCATGCGGCTGCTGGTGAGGCACATCCTGAATCAGGGGGGGCACAAGCCGGTGGAGGTCGATTCGGTCGAGGCGGCCCTGGAGGAACTGGAGCGCGGTCCGGTGGACGTGATCATCACGGACCTGATGCTGCCGGGCCGGTCCGGGCTGGACCTGCTGCGTGACCTCGCCGGCCGGCCGGACGCGCCGCCGGTGATCGTGCTGACGGGCAGCGGGGAGGAGGTGCTGCGCGAGCACGCCCTGAGCCTGGGCGCGCACGCCGTGCTGTTCAAGCCCTTCAGCCGCTACGAGCTGCTGGACGCGGTGTTCGCCGCGGGGATGAGCGGCTGA
- a CDS encoding 6-pyruvoyl-tetrahydropterin synthase-related protein, with amino-acid sequence MTGPRPSLHVPGAQLPAGEDERAGGRLLAFALLLMLVLHGTQLISGSFTRTYDALIHVYFGAHYAKSFFDPWESGWYTGFSLTSYPPLSHYLIALLSFPLGLMGAFAATQILALTGLTVGLYRFGKVFVTARAAGYGAVLLILSSAIAETVQVFGQLPTTLSLGLLLNAIPFAVRWVRTGQKTYLVRAAMWTAATTAAHHVTTLFGSVFFIAPVLLAVVLEGASRPRPGEGTRGWWRVWRRVYRVLPRVYRGGLYGASAIMALVLVVLPYWLWSRADPITQVPIPHGSRANFLQRRDFGFMFWLVPWATLLPLYWDAVRRGLSAYRGLPRWPIMASILLLSLLGTGGTTPIPKKLLRGAFDILTLDRFTFWACMLILPLAGLTIESWRHGAWRVFVQARFGARVHHLLGLLLVTLALAVSVGISALTYYRKFQPERIDVAPIVNFLESGGRDRYRYMVLGFGDQMAWLSANTRATTPDGNYHSARKLPELTATPVERLEGAKYTGVPGLGSLRQFMTTPAKYNLRFMLSNDAFYDPALHMLGWVRLGTLPGGIMVWERPGIPEVQPRLPRRELPVWQRLMWGLLPSSAPVLALLSLLLPVGAGRAGRSRWPWVRLLAEDSLEPPPQQGAWWHSWVRRLPLRSWRTARLRSKRRPLALRLVNSGLLFAALLAGGVGAYLKLRPQQTPQQAVLGYWDDLDFKRFGAAYRWIEPQDGLTEERWRLDLSVVGGLRTGYAKLDSLRVLGVSYSGPPGAAGTVATVRSRLTWFTALGDLTEEISQDLRRTPVGWRLLVSPTLTVRPPLRFQPVPGLQRTAPAADEPVPLRVLNRRLVAFRSGPGAPEQVAVVGEVQNVGRQGASLTLSASVSDAAGEELGRNDATETFLPWLNPGERTPFLITFDGPGMTVDVRDVVRFDVRAAGVATSRNLDRDLNLWRRGDLVRVENTGAAEATLTNVIGALEDGAGTAWVERAYLMEAVPPMQSRETALPLALPAGYRVLGGAAAPGRVRGARLYAHAFHREEP; translated from the coding sequence GTGACGGGTCCCCGCCCGAGCCTGCATGTGCCCGGCGCGCAGCTGCCCGCCGGGGAGGACGAGCGGGCGGGTGGACGGCTGCTGGCGTTCGCACTGCTGCTGATGCTGGTGCTGCACGGCACGCAGCTGATCAGCGGGTCGTTCACGCGCACGTATGACGCGCTGATTCACGTGTACTTCGGCGCGCACTACGCGAAGTCGTTCTTCGACCCGTGGGAGAGCGGGTGGTACACCGGGTTCTCGCTGACGTCGTACCCGCCGCTGAGTCACTACCTGATCGCGCTGCTGAGCTTCCCGCTGGGCCTGATGGGCGCGTTCGCCGCGACGCAGATTCTGGCGCTGACGGGCCTGACGGTGGGTCTGTACCGCTTCGGGAAGGTGTTCGTCACGGCGCGCGCCGCCGGGTACGGCGCGGTGCTATTGATCCTGTCGAGCGCCATCGCCGAGACGGTGCAGGTGTTCGGTCAGCTGCCCACCACCCTCAGCCTGGGTCTGCTGCTGAACGCCATTCCGTTCGCGGTGCGCTGGGTGCGGACCGGTCAGAAGACGTACCTCGTGCGGGCCGCGATGTGGACGGCGGCGACCACCGCCGCGCATCACGTGACGACGCTGTTCGGCAGCGTGTTCTTCATCGCGCCGGTCTTGCTGGCGGTGGTGCTCGAGGGCGCGTCGCGGCCCCGCCCGGGGGAAGGCACGCGCGGGTGGTGGCGGGTGTGGCGGCGCGTGTACCGGGTGCTGCCGCGCGTGTACCGGGGCGGACTGTACGGCGCCTCGGCGATCATGGCGCTGGTGCTGGTCGTGCTGCCGTATTGGCTGTGGAGCCGCGCGGACCCGATCACGCAGGTGCCGATTCCGCACGGCAGCCGCGCGAACTTCCTGCAGCGGCGGGATTTCGGGTTCATGTTCTGGCTGGTGCCGTGGGCGACGCTGCTGCCGCTGTACTGGGACGCGGTGCGCCGGGGCCTGAGCGCCTACCGGGGGCTGCCGCGCTGGCCGATCATGGCCAGCATCCTGCTGCTGAGCCTGCTGGGTACCGGCGGCACCACGCCCATCCCGAAGAAGCTGTTGCGCGGCGCGTTCGACATCCTCACGCTGGACCGCTTCACGTTCTGGGCGTGCATGCTGATCCTGCCGCTGGCGGGCCTGACGATCGAGTCCTGGCGGCACGGCGCGTGGCGGGTGTTCGTTCAGGCGCGGTTCGGGGCGCGCGTGCATCACCTGCTGGGGCTGCTGCTGGTGACGCTGGCCCTGGCGGTGTCGGTCGGGATCAGCGCCCTGACGTACTACCGGAAGTTTCAACCGGAACGGATCGACGTGGCGCCCATCGTGAATTTCCTGGAGAGCGGCGGCCGGGACCGGTACCGGTACATGGTGCTGGGCTTCGGGGATCAGATGGCGTGGCTGAGTGCCAACACGCGCGCGACCACGCCGGACGGCAACTACCACAGCGCCCGGAAACTGCCGGAACTGACCGCCACGCCGGTCGAGCGGCTGGAGGGAGCGAAGTACACCGGGGTGCCCGGGCTGGGCAGCCTGCGGCAGTTCATGACCACGCCGGCCAAGTACAACCTGCGCTTCATGCTCAGCAACGACGCGTTCTACGATCCGGCGCTGCACATGCTGGGCTGGGTGCGGCTGGGCACGCTGCCGGGCGGGATCATGGTGTGGGAACGGCCGGGCATTCCCGAGGTGCAGCCCCGGCTGCCGCGGCGGGAACTGCCGGTGTGGCAGCGGCTGATGTGGGGGCTGCTGCCGTCCAGCGCGCCGGTGCTGGCGCTGCTGTCGCTGCTGCTGCCGGTCGGGGCGGGCCGGGCGGGCCGCTCGCGCTGGCCGTGGGTGCGGCTGCTGGCCGAGGACAGCCTGGAGCCGCCGCCGCAGCAGGGGGCGTGGTGGCACTCGTGGGTGCGGCGGTTGCCGCTGCGCTCGTGGCGGACGGCGCGGCTGCGGTCGAAGCGGCGGCCGCTGGCGCTGCGGCTGGTGAACAGCGGGCTGCTGTTCGCGGCGCTGCTGGCGGGGGGGGTGGGCGCGTACCTGAAGTTGCGCCCGCAGCAGACGCCGCAGCAGGCGGTGCTGGGGTACTGGGACGACCTGGATTTCAAGCGGTTCGGCGCGGCGTACCGCTGGATCGAGCCGCAGGACGGCCTGACCGAGGAGCGGTGGCGGCTGGACCTGTCGGTGGTGGGCGGCCTGCGGACGGGCTACGCGAAACTGGATTCGCTGCGGGTGCTGGGCGTGAGTTACAGCGGCCCGCCGGGCGCGGCGGGCACGGTCGCGACCGTGCGGTCGCGCCTGACGTGGTTCACGGCGCTGGGGGACCTGACCGAGGAGATCAGTCAGGACCTGCGGCGCACGCCGGTCGGCTGGCGCCTGCTGGTCAGTCCCACGTTGACGGTCCGGCCGCCGCTGCGCTTCCAGCCGGTGCCGGGCTTGCAGCGGACGGCGCCAGCGGCGGATGAGCCGGTGCCGCTGCGGGTGCTGAACCGGCGGCTCGTGGCGTTCCGGTCGGGTCCGGGCGCCCCGGAGCAGGTGGCGGTGGTGGGTGAGGTGCAGAACGTGGGTCGGCAGGGGGCGTCGCTGACCCTGTCGGCCAGCGTGTCCGACGCGGCCGGGGAGGAACTGGGTCGGAACGACGCGACCGAGACGTTCCTGCCGTGGCTGAATCCCGGGGAACGCACGCCGTTTCTGATCACGTTCGATGGTCCGGGTATGACCGTGGACGTGCGGGACGTGGTGCGGTTCGATGTGCGCGCGGCGGGCGTGGCGACCAGCCGGAACCTGGACCGGGACCTGAACCTGTGGCGGCGCGGGGACCTCGTGCGCGTGGAGAACACGGGCGCGGCCGAGGCGACCCTGACGAACGTGATCGGCGCGCTGGAGGACGGCGCGGGGACCGCTTGGGTGGAGCGCGCGTACCTGATGGAGGCGGTGCCGCCCATGCAGTCGCGCGAGACGGCGCTGCCGCTGGCCCTGCCGGCCGGGTACCGCGTGCTGGGCGGGGCGGCCGCGCCGGGGCGGGTGCGGGGCGCGCGGCTGTACGCGCACGCCTTCCACCGGGAGGAACCGTGA